From one Shewanella sp. GD04112 genomic stretch:
- the lpxA gene encoding acyl-ACP--UDP-N-acetylglucosamine O-acyltransferase has protein sequence MIDTLAFVHPDAKIGKNVTIGPWSYVGAGVEIGDDCWLSSHVVVKGPTIIGKGNRIFQFASVGEECQDKKYAGEPTRLIIGDNNVIREHVTIHRGTVQDNSETRIGSNNLFMNYVHIAHDCVVGNNVIMANNASIAGHVHVGDWAILGGMTGVHQFVHIGAHAFTAGCSLLLQDVPPFVMAAGQPAIPRGLNSEGMKRRGFSKESQLAVRRAYKTLYRSSLTVDEAIEALAEDAQNDEQVKSFIEFVKSSGRGIIR, from the coding sequence GTGATAGATACATTAGCGTTTGTGCATCCCGATGCAAAAATTGGTAAAAACGTCACCATAGGTCCATGGAGTTATGTGGGCGCGGGTGTCGAGATTGGCGACGATTGTTGGTTAAGCTCCCACGTAGTGGTGAAGGGCCCAACCATTATCGGTAAAGGCAACCGTATTTTCCAATTCGCCTCCGTGGGTGAAGAATGCCAAGACAAGAAATACGCTGGCGAGCCGACTCGACTCATTATTGGCGATAACAACGTTATCCGTGAACATGTGACCATTCACCGTGGTACGGTTCAAGACAATAGCGAAACCCGTATCGGCTCTAATAACCTGTTTATGAACTACGTGCATATCGCCCATGACTGTGTGGTCGGTAATAACGTGATTATGGCCAACAATGCCTCTATCGCAGGCCATGTGCATGTGGGTGACTGGGCGATTCTCGGTGGTATGACTGGGGTTCATCAGTTTGTGCATATCGGTGCCCACGCTTTTACTGCGGGTTGTTCGTTATTGCTACAGGATGTGCCACCCTTTGTGATGGCGGCGGGACAACCTGCCATTCCTCGAGGCTTAAACAGCGAAGGTATGAAGCGCCGTGGTTTCTCTAAGGAGAGCCAATTAGCGGTACGCCGTGCCTATAAAACCTTATATCGCAGCAGTTTAACTGTTGATGAAGCGATTGAAGCGCTTGCCGAAGATGCGCAGAACGATGAGCAAGTTAAGTCGTTCATTGAGTTTGTTAAATCATCGGGTCGCGGCATTATTCGTTAA
- the fabZ gene encoding 3-hydroxyacyl-ACP dehydratase FabZ, translated as MSNQMNTMDITEILKYLPHRYPFLLIDRVLDYTPGESLHAIKNVTINEPFFQGHFPVQPVMPGVLILEAMAQATGLLAFKTMSDDVPPPGVLYYFAGIDNARFRRVVEPGDQIHFEVKMIKERRGIGVFYGEAKVDGEVVCSAEIMCARREINQ; from the coding sequence GTGTCAAATCAAATGAACACTATGGATATTACGGAGATCCTTAAGTATCTACCCCATAGATATCCATTTTTATTAATCGATCGCGTTTTGGATTACACCCCAGGTGAGAGTCTCCATGCGATTAAAAACGTGACGATTAATGAACCCTTTTTCCAGGGACATTTCCCTGTTCAGCCTGTGATGCCGGGCGTGCTGATTTTAGAAGCCATGGCACAGGCCACTGGTCTGCTCGCGTTTAAGACCATGAGTGACGATGTACCGCCTCCTGGTGTGTTGTACTATTTTGCTGGTATCGATAACGCCCGTTTTAGACGTGTAGTTGAGCCCGGCGATCAAATCCATTTTGAAGTCAAAATGATTAAAGAGCGCCGCGGGATTGGCGTTTTCTATGGTGAGGCCAAAGTGGATGGTGAAGTGGTTTGTTCCGCTGAAATCATGTGTGCCCGCAGAGAGATTAATCAGTGA
- the lpxD gene encoding UDP-3-O-(3-hydroxymyristoyl)glucosamine N-acyltransferase: MKSVTLKELSLLLDGVVQGDETLVINSVATLEHAQSGQISFLANSKYRAQLESTQASAVLLSAKDAQDYSGTALVVKDPYVGFARVAQFLDTTPKAAVGIHPSAQIDSSAQLGEGVAIGANVVIGANVILGENVQIGAGSVIGQDSIVGSNTRLWANVTLYHNVHLGQDCIIHSGAIIGSDGFGYANERGQWIKIPQTGGVRIGDRVEIGANSTIDRGALGHTEIHNGVIIDNQVQVAHNDIIGENTAIAGSTTIAGSVTIGKHCIIGGNCAIAGHLTIADGVHLSGATNVTGNMREPGLYSSATVAMENKVWRKNTVRFRQLDELFQRVKTLEKNSNTPE, from the coding sequence ATGAAAAGTGTGACTTTAAAAGAGCTAAGCCTGTTATTAGATGGCGTTGTCCAAGGTGATGAAACGTTAGTGATCAACAGCGTTGCGACACTTGAACATGCCCAATCGGGTCAAATCTCTTTTTTAGCCAACAGCAAATACCGTGCTCAGCTTGAGTCAACTCAAGCGAGTGCGGTGTTATTGTCGGCTAAAGACGCGCAGGACTATTCAGGCACTGCGTTAGTCGTTAAAGACCCCTATGTGGGGTTTGCCCGTGTGGCACAGTTTTTAGATACCACGCCCAAGGCGGCCGTGGGTATCCATCCTTCGGCACAAATCGACTCTTCTGCCCAGTTAGGCGAAGGTGTAGCCATTGGTGCCAATGTGGTGATCGGCGCGAATGTGATCCTCGGCGAAAACGTGCAGATTGGTGCGGGCTCTGTGATTGGTCAAGACTCCATAGTAGGCTCTAACACTCGTCTGTGGGCCAATGTGACCCTCTATCATAATGTCCATTTAGGCCAAGATTGTATAATCCATTCCGGCGCCATTATTGGCTCCGACGGTTTCGGTTACGCTAACGAGCGTGGTCAGTGGATTAAAATTCCCCAAACCGGTGGTGTCCGAATTGGCGATCGCGTCGAAATCGGTGCGAACTCAACCATCGACCGTGGGGCTTTAGGTCATACCGAAATCCACAACGGTGTGATCATCGACAACCAAGTACAGGTTGCCCATAACGATATTATTGGTGAAAATACCGCGATCGCTGGCAGCACGACCATTGCTGGCAGTGTAACAATTGGTAAACATTGTATTATTGGTGGTAACTGCGCGATTGCAGGCCACTTGACCATTGCTGACGGTGTCCATCTTTCTGGCGCGACAAACGTTACAGGTAACATGCGTGAGCCTGGTTTGTATTCTTCTGCGACAGTGGCAATGGAAAACAAAGTGTGGCGTAAAAATACAGTTCGCTTCCGTCAATTGGATGAACTGTTTCAACGTGTGAAAACGTTGGAAAAGAATTCAAATACACCAGAGTAA
- a CDS encoding OmpH family outer membrane protein — translation MVNRALVTLALLGAPLAAQAENIAVVDMGAVFEQLPQREQISQSLKSEFGDRMAEVQKMQEEMRSLMEKQQRDGALMNDTQKTELVRKMEALKSEYQLKGKALDEDLRRRQGEEQNKLLVKVQKAINTIAEKEKYDLVLQRGAVIYVKPNADISGKVVEALSKGK, via the coding sequence ATGGTAAACCGTGCCCTGGTGACGTTGGCTTTATTAGGTGCACCTTTAGCGGCGCAGGCAGAAAATATTGCTGTTGTTGATATGGGCGCTGTGTTTGAGCAGTTACCTCAACGTGAGCAAATCTCCCAATCTCTGAAATCAGAGTTTGGTGATCGCATGGCTGAAGTTCAGAAAATGCAAGAAGAAATGCGCTCTCTGATGGAGAAGCAGCAACGTGACGGCGCGTTAATGAATGACACGCAAAAAACTGAGCTGGTTCGTAAAATGGAAGCGTTAAAATCTGAATATCAGCTGAAAGGTAAAGCGTTGGATGAAGACTTACGTCGTCGCCAAGGTGAAGAGCAAAACAAACTGTTAGTTAAGGTTCAAAAAGCCATTAACACTATCGCTGAAAAAGAAAAATACGATTTAGTTTTACAGCGCGGTGCCGTCATTTATGTTAAGCCAAATGCTGACATCAGTGGCAAAGTGGTTGAAGCCTTAAGCAAAGGCAAGTAA
- the bamA gene encoding outer membrane protein assembly factor BamA, with amino-acid sequence MRLNKLFASMLFVGASFSGTVLADTFQPFEVTDIQVEGLQRVALGAALLSLPVKVGDTVDQLKIQQAIKSLYASTNFENISVSHDGGVLIVKVTERPTISAVTFEGNKDIKDEQLQESLDGSGVKVGESLDRTMLTGIEKGLQDFYYGVGKYGAKVEAQVINLPRNRVELKFKFTEGLAAEIRQINVVGNKEFTDAELIGMLELKDYVAWWDLFGERRYQKQKLQADLETIKTYYHNKGYIRFEVTSTQVAMTPDRKGLYITINVNEGEKYKVKDVNLTGDLMGREELMKSILPIKAGDMYNGGDVTFTEEMYSKYLGRFGYAYPEVKTYPEIDDKTKEVTLNINIKPGKRVYVRSVNFTGNTVTKDEVMRRELRQMEGAWLNSAQVEQSKARLNRLGFFETVDTETIQVPGTDDLVDVAVKVKEQPSGSFNAGVGYGTESGLSLQFGVQQNNFLGTGNQAGVSLSTNKYSKNVNLSYTDPYWTKDGVSLGGSVYWNEFDANEANLERYKNSSYGVALNSGFPINEYNRINGGIGYRHNTISEISAYEQALRFYNIYRDDDPNADLSFDNFELSLGWYRSTLNRGTFPTDGSSQRLSGKMTVPGSDLQYFKTDFDTNYYFPITRSHSFVLLARGRLGYGNGYGQFNDNDQILPFWENYYSGGSTSLRGFKSNSVGPRSFYLYRGSEPCAPDPSGDGCSLPGDPNSIQVSSGRSIGGNAIATASMELIVPTPFLDEAYTNSVRTSFFVDAGNVWDTEFDFAKYQTLPAEEFDKLQDYSDPGRIRASWGLSLQWLSPMGPMVFSLAWPIKEYEGDQTEIFSFNIGKTF; translated from the coding sequence ATGAGATTGAATAAACTTTTTGCCTCGATGTTATTCGTCGGTGCGTCGTTTTCAGGGACTGTGTTGGCGGATACTTTCCAACCCTTTGAAGTGACCGACATCCAAGTTGAAGGTTTGCAGCGAGTCGCACTGGGTGCTGCCTTGTTAAGCTTACCAGTGAAAGTGGGTGACACTGTTGACCAGTTAAAAATTCAACAAGCCATTAAAAGCCTGTATGCATCGACTAACTTTGAGAACATCTCAGTCAGTCATGATGGCGGCGTGTTGATTGTTAAAGTCACTGAGCGACCAACGATCAGCGCAGTGACCTTTGAAGGCAACAAAGACATTAAAGATGAGCAGTTACAGGAAAGTCTGGACGGCTCAGGCGTGAAAGTCGGCGAGTCCTTAGACCGGACTATGCTGACGGGCATCGAGAAGGGGTTACAAGACTTCTACTACGGTGTAGGTAAATACGGCGCGAAAGTGGAAGCGCAGGTGATTAACTTGCCCCGTAACCGTGTCGAACTCAAATTCAAGTTCACCGAAGGTTTAGCGGCTGAAATTCGCCAAATTAACGTGGTTGGTAACAAAGAGTTCACCGATGCTGAGCTTATCGGCATGTTAGAACTCAAAGACTACGTGGCTTGGTGGGATCTGTTCGGTGAGCGTCGCTACCAGAAGCAAAAGCTGCAAGCTGACCTTGAAACCATTAAAACCTATTACCACAACAAGGGTTATATTCGCTTTGAAGTCACCTCGACTCAAGTGGCGATGACGCCTGACCGTAAAGGTTTGTATATCACCATCAACGTCAACGAAGGTGAGAAGTACAAGGTTAAAGACGTTAACCTCACCGGCGACTTAATGGGCCGCGAAGAGTTAATGAAATCGATTCTGCCAATTAAGGCGGGCGATATGTACAACGGTGGTGATGTGACCTTCACCGAAGAGATGTACAGCAAATACTTAGGTCGTTTCGGTTACGCGTATCCTGAAGTGAAAACCTACCCTGAAATTGATGATAAAACTAAGGAAGTGACCTTAAACATCAATATCAAACCGGGTAAACGTGTATATGTTCGTTCGGTTAACTTCACCGGTAACACAGTGACTAAAGACGAAGTGATGCGCCGCGAGCTGCGTCAGATGGAAGGTGCTTGGTTAAACTCGGCGCAGGTTGAGCAATCTAAAGCCCGTCTAAACCGTTTAGGCTTCTTCGAGACCGTTGATACCGAAACCATTCAAGTGCCGGGTACCGACGATTTAGTCGACGTGGCCGTGAAGGTAAAAGAGCAGCCATCGGGCTCATTTAACGCCGGTGTGGGTTATGGTACTGAATCGGGCTTAAGTCTGCAGTTTGGTGTGCAGCAAAATAACTTCCTCGGTACGGGTAACCAAGCGGGCGTGAGTTTAAGCACTAATAAGTATTCTAAGAACGTAAACTTATCTTACACCGACCCTTATTGGACCAAAGATGGTGTGAGCTTAGGTGGTAGCGTTTACTGGAACGAGTTTGATGCGAACGAAGCTAACCTTGAGCGCTATAAGAACAGCTCCTACGGTGTGGCATTAAACTCAGGTTTCCCAATTAACGAATACAACCGTATCAACGGTGGTATTGGCTATCGTCATAACACGATTTCAGAAATCTCAGCCTACGAACAGGCGCTGCGTTTCTACAATATCTACCGTGACGATGATCCGAATGCCGATTTAAGCTTCGACAACTTCGAGCTCAGCTTAGGCTGGTACCGCAGTACCTTAAACCGTGGCACCTTCCCAACAGACGGTTCGTCACAGCGTTTAAGCGGTAAGATGACAGTACCAGGCTCGGATCTGCAGTACTTTAAGACAGACTTCGATACTAACTATTATTTCCCTATCACCCGCAGCCATAGTTTTGTGCTGTTAGCACGTGGTCGTTTAGGTTATGGCAACGGTTACGGTCAATTTAATGATAATGACCAAATCCTGCCATTCTGGGAAAACTATTACTCGGGCGGTAGTACCTCACTACGTGGCTTTAAGTCTAACTCGGTCGGTCCTCGTTCATTCTATCTGTATCGTGGTAGTGAGCCTTGTGCGCCGGATCCATCGGGTGACGGTTGTAGCTTACCGGGCGATCCAAACAGTATTCAGGTCAGTTCAGGTCGTTCAATCGGTGGTAACGCGATTGCAACTGCCAGTATGGAGCTGATTGTACCAACGCCGTTCTTGGATGAGGCCTACACTAACTCTGTTCGTACCAGCTTCTTCGTCGATGCGGGTAACGTATGGGATACTGAGTTCGATTTCGCTAAGTATCAAACGCTGCCAGCGGAAGAGTTTGACAAGCTGCAGGACTACAGTGATCCAGGTCGTATCAGAGCCTCTTGGGGTCTAAGCTTACAGTGGCTGTCTCCTATGGGACCCATGGTATTCAGCTTGGCATGGCCGATTAAAGAATACGAAGGCGATCAAACAGAGATCTTCTCGTTCAATATTGGCAAAACTTTTTAA
- the rseP gene encoding sigma E protease regulator RseP, translated as MLDFLWNLGSFIVALGLLITAHEYGHFYVARRCGVKVERFSIGFGKAIWRKVGQDGTEYVIAMIPLGGYVKMLDERVEDVPDELKDQAFNRKSVWQRIAIVAAGPIANFIFAIIALYLMYLIGVPSLKPVITSTTPGTAAAQIQVNEPMQVTAISGQPVRNWEEVNLALVGHIGDDSLTVSLAPLNGLQGLDTTARTYTLDTREWRFDPEKESPITALGLGVYRPAIEPQIALISEGSAAAKSDLKVGDTLVAINGQNYTDWQAFVDIIQHSANVPVELTVRRNGEQFAISVTPASVKNSDGKDIGVLGVSPAQAQWPENMRLQLEYGPIDSFAIAVDKTWQLVAVSFKMIGKLFTGDVSVKNLSGPISIAQGAGNSANYGLVYFLGFLALISVNLGIINLLPLPVLDGGHLLYYFVEVITGKPVSEKVQEIGFRFGAALLLMLMSIALFNDFARL; from the coding sequence ATGTTAGATTTTTTGTGGAACTTAGGTTCGTTTATCGTTGCGCTTGGGTTGCTTATCACCGCCCACGAATACGGCCATTTCTATGTTGCACGTCGCTGTGGCGTGAAGGTTGAACGTTTCTCGATTGGTTTTGGTAAGGCGATTTGGCGCAAAGTAGGTCAAGATGGCACTGAGTACGTCATCGCCATGATCCCGTTAGGCGGCTATGTCAAAATGCTCGATGAGCGAGTAGAAGACGTACCCGATGAGTTAAAGGACCAAGCCTTTAACCGTAAAAGTGTATGGCAACGGATTGCGATTGTGGCCGCAGGTCCGATTGCAAACTTTATCTTTGCGATTATCGCACTGTATTTAATGTATTTAATTGGCGTGCCATCGCTCAAGCCAGTGATTACCTCTACCACACCTGGCACAGCGGCGGCGCAAATCCAAGTGAATGAGCCGATGCAAGTGACGGCAATTTCAGGCCAGCCTGTACGCAATTGGGAAGAAGTGAATTTAGCACTAGTGGGCCATATCGGCGATGACAGCTTAACCGTCTCTCTCGCGCCGCTAAATGGCTTGCAAGGTTTAGATACCACGGCTCGCACTTATACCCTTGATACCCGCGAATGGCGTTTCGACCCAGAAAAAGAGTCGCCGATTACGGCGTTGGGTTTGGGTGTGTATCGCCCTGCGATTGAGCCACAAATAGCGCTTATCAGCGAAGGTAGTGCGGCGGCTAAGAGTGACCTGAAAGTCGGCGATACTTTGGTTGCCATCAATGGGCAAAATTACACGGATTGGCAAGCTTTTGTTGACATTATTCAACATTCTGCCAATGTGCCTGTTGAGTTAACTGTGCGCCGTAATGGCGAGCAGTTTGCCATCTCTGTGACACCTGCGAGTGTTAAAAATAGCGATGGCAAAGATATAGGCGTGCTTGGGGTGAGCCCTGCTCAGGCGCAATGGCCCGAGAATATGCGCCTACAACTCGAATATGGCCCAATCGATTCTTTCGCTATCGCAGTGGATAAAACATGGCAACTTGTTGCTGTGAGCTTTAAGATGATTGGCAAATTATTTACTGGCGATGTGTCAGTGAAAAACTTAAGTGGACCTATCTCAATCGCACAGGGTGCGGGCAATAGTGCAAACTATGGCTTGGTTTACTTTCTCGGTTTCCTCGCGCTTATCAGTGTCAATTTAGGCATCATTAACCTGCTGCCATTGCCTGTGCTCGATGGGGGACACCTGCTGTATTACTTCGTTGAGGTAATCACTGGTAAACCTGTGTCTGAAAAGGTACAGGAAATAGGATTCAGATTTGGGGCAGCATTGCTGCTGATGTTGATGAGCATCGCGCTCTTCAATGACTTTGCCCGACTCTGA
- the ispC gene encoding 1-deoxy-D-xylulose-5-phosphate reductoisomerase, with translation MQKMVILGATGSIGASTLSVISANPDAYRVYALVANASVDKMLALCLTHRPQVAHMVDSQAALALQAKLPPELNIQVSSGEDELIALVTATEVDTVMAAIVGAAGLVPTLAAVKAGKRVLLANKEALVMSGELFIEATKASGATLLPVDSEHNAIFQCLPEEVQANLGRCDLGASGISHILLTGSGGPFLTAELASLASMTPAQACKHPNWSMGPKISVDSATMMNKGLEFIEARWLFNTQKDQLKVVIHPQSVIHSMVQYRDGSVIAQMGNPDMRTPIAHCMSYPQRISSGVEPLDFFKVGQLSFCEPDFNRFPCLALAIAACAQGQEATTVLNAANEIAVEAFLQGQIGFTHIAKVNEACLSSVPKRTMTSIDDIIALDAQTRIYAREQLAKLA, from the coding sequence ATGCAAAAAATGGTGATTTTGGGTGCGACCGGGTCGATTGGTGCCAGCACTTTAAGTGTGATTTCGGCTAATCCCGATGCCTACCGTGTTTACGCTTTAGTGGCGAATGCGAGTGTCGATAAGATGCTCGCCCTGTGTTTGACCCATCGCCCCCAAGTCGCCCATATGGTCGATAGTCAGGCCGCATTAGCGCTACAAGCCAAGCTTCCCCCTGAGCTTAATATCCAAGTGAGCAGCGGTGAGGATGAACTCATCGCCTTAGTCACAGCCACCGAAGTGGATACTGTGATGGCCGCTATCGTCGGCGCGGCGGGGTTAGTACCCACCTTAGCCGCTGTTAAGGCGGGTAAGCGTGTATTGCTTGCCAATAAAGAAGCCTTGGTGATGTCAGGTGAACTCTTTATTGAGGCCACGAAAGCCTCCGGCGCGACTCTATTGCCGGTTGATAGTGAGCACAATGCGATTTTCCAATGCTTACCCGAAGAAGTGCAGGCCAATTTGGGCCGCTGTGATTTAGGCGCATCGGGAATTTCCCATATTTTACTGACCGGCTCGGGCGGCCCCTTCTTGACCGCGGAGCTTGCCAGCCTTGCATCGATGACGCCAGCACAGGCCTGTAAACATCCAAACTGGTCGATGGGGCCGAAAATTTCAGTCGACTCCGCCACTATGATGAATAAGGGCTTGGAGTTTATTGAAGCGCGCTGGTTGTTTAATACCCAGAAAGACCAATTAAAGGTGGTTATCCATCCGCAGAGCGTTATCCATTCGATGGTGCAATACCGCGATGGCAGTGTGATCGCGCAAATGGGTAACCCGGATATGCGTACACCGATTGCACATTGTATGTCCTATCCACAAAGAATTAGCTCTGGCGTTGAACCTTTGGATTTTTTCAAAGTCGGACAGTTAAGCTTTTGTGAGCCGGACTTTAATCGCTTCCCTTGTTTGGCGTTAGCGATCGCCGCTTGTGCCCAAGGCCAAGAAGCGACTACGGTACTCAATGCCGCCAATGAAATCGCCGTTGAGGCATTTTTACAGGGACAGATTGGTTTTACCCATATCGCTAAGGTGAATGAAGCTTGTTTATCATCAGTGCCTAAACGGACGATGACCAGCATCGATGATATTATCGCCCTCGATGCGCAAACGCGGATATATGCCCGCGAACAGTTAGCGAAATTGGCTTAA
- a CDS encoding phosphatidate cytidylyltransferase encodes MLKQRIITAIWLIPLVLGAIFLLPVEYFAWALVAVFLIAAKEWGRIIDSQCDVTQWSFTCTVGILLIALNLIVPADTIWLRGQIHPIYLAVMAIGALWWIVSLLLVVTYPKSAKLWQKNPMLKSMFGQLTLVPCFVALIALKSISSQISPYYGASLVLLVMLIVWAADSGAYFVGKAVGKTKLMPAVSPAKTLEGLLGGLMTTLIVVAGVMYISPEQELGLVVAVTIFVALISALGDLSESMFKRAACIKDSGTILPGHGGVLDRIDSLTAALPVFTLIYIAFWM; translated from the coding sequence TTGCTAAAACAACGTATAATAACAGCAATTTGGTTAATTCCATTAGTTTTGGGAGCAATCTTTTTACTCCCCGTAGAGTACTTTGCTTGGGCCTTAGTGGCCGTGTTTCTGATCGCCGCTAAGGAGTGGGGCAGGATCATCGATAGTCAATGTGATGTCACTCAATGGAGTTTTACTTGCACCGTCGGTATTTTACTTATCGCGTTGAATTTAATTGTTCCTGCCGACACGATTTGGCTTAGGGGACAAATTCATCCTATCTATCTTGCCGTGATGGCCATCGGTGCACTGTGGTGGATAGTGTCGCTGCTGTTAGTGGTGACTTACCCTAAGAGCGCCAAACTCTGGCAAAAGAACCCGATGCTAAAGTCCATGTTCGGGCAACTCACTTTAGTACCTTGTTTCGTGGCGCTGATTGCACTCAAATCCATTAGTTCGCAAATATCGCCTTACTATGGCGCGTCGTTGGTATTACTGGTGATGCTGATTGTCTGGGCGGCTGATTCGGGCGCGTATTTTGTCGGTAAGGCTGTCGGCAAGACCAAGCTGATGCCTGCGGTGAGCCCAGCCAAAACCTTAGAAGGGTTACTGGGCGGCCTGATGACGACACTGATTGTTGTCGCGGGCGTGATGTATATTTCGCCTGAGCAGGAATTAGGTTTAGTGGTCGCGGTCACTATTTTCGTGGCGCTGATTTCGGCGCTTGGCGATTTATCCGAGAGTATGTTTAAGCGTGCTGCCTGCATCAAAGACTCTGGCACGATTCTGCCTGGGCATGGTGGCGTGCTCGATCGCATCGACAGCCTTACTGCGGCCTTGCCGGTGTTTACCTTAATCTACATTGCATTTTGGATGTAA
- the uppS gene encoding polyprenyl diphosphate synthase: MSSTVEFDPQSRSTEQDACAQTSLPEVLPELVKQSLPKHVAIIMDGNGRWAQTQGKPRVMGHKAGVKAVRRAVSAASQLGIQSLTLFAFSSENWRRPDKEVSLLMELFFTVLQREIKLLDKNQVRLNIIGDISRFSARLQKQIRAAEEKTAGNSGLILNVAANYGGRWDILQAAQKLAEKVENGEMTSSQFTEEALSEHLCMQNQSEVDLMIRTGGDYRISNFVLWQAAYAELVFMDTLWPDFDEQAFHEAIATFTSRQRRFGLTGSQIDEMRAL; encoded by the coding sequence ATGTCATCCACAGTGGAATTTGATCCGCAATCTAGGTCAACTGAGCAGGATGCTTGTGCTCAGACAAGCTTACCGGAGGTATTACCCGAACTCGTTAAACAGTCATTACCTAAACATGTTGCGATTATTATGGATGGTAATGGGCGTTGGGCCCAAACCCAGGGCAAACCACGAGTGATGGGGCATAAAGCCGGCGTAAAGGCGGTGAGACGTGCGGTGAGTGCGGCCAGTCAGTTAGGGATACAATCGCTGACGCTATTTGCGTTTTCCAGCGAGAATTGGCGTAGACCCGATAAAGAAGTCAGCTTGCTGATGGAATTGTTTTTTACCGTGTTACAACGGGAAATTAAGTTACTCGATAAGAACCAAGTCAGATTGAATATCATCGGCGATATCAGCCGTTTTTCTGCGCGTTTACAAAAACAAATTCGTGCCGCAGAAGAAAAAACCGCAGGCAACAGTGGATTGATATTGAATGTAGCGGCTAATTACGGTGGCCGTTGGGACATACTGCAAGCTGCGCAAAAGTTAGCTGAAAAGGTGGAAAATGGCGAAATGACCAGCAGTCAGTTCACCGAAGAAGCCTTGAGTGAACATTTGTGCATGCAAAATCAGAGTGAAGTTGATTTAATGATCCGTACGGGTGGGGATTACCGGATCAGCAATTTTGTGCTCTGGCAGGCTGCCTATGCTGAATTGGTGTTTATGGACACCCTTTGGCCTGATTTCGATGAACAGGCTTTTCATGAAGCGATTGCTACTTTTACCAGTCGCCAGCGCCGTTTTGGTTTGACCGGAAGTCAAATTGATGAGATGCGCGCATTGTAA
- the frr gene encoding ribosome recycling factor, with the protein MIADIKKDAQERMGKCVEATKNQMAKVRTGRAHPSLLDSIQVSYYGTMTPLNQVANVGIEDARTLSVTVFDRSAIQAVEKAIMSSDLGLNPMSAGATLRIPLPALTEERRKDFIKVVRAEAEGGRVAIRNVRRDAISEVKKLEKAKECTEDDVRRFEDEVQKFTDAHIKKVDEILAAKEIELMEV; encoded by the coding sequence GTGATTGCAGATATTAAAAAAGATGCTCAAGAGCGCATGGGTAAATGCGTAGAAGCGACTAAGAACCAAATGGCGAAAGTACGTACTGGTCGTGCACACCCAAGCTTACTGGATTCTATCCAAGTGTCTTACTACGGCACTATGACCCCGCTGAACCAAGTGGCGAACGTGGGTATTGAAGATGCGCGTACCCTGTCTGTGACTGTATTCGACCGTAGTGCAATCCAAGCGGTTGAGAAAGCGATTATGAGCTCAGATCTTGGCTTAAACCCAATGTCAGCGGGCGCAACCTTACGTATTCCATTACCCGCACTGACTGAAGAACGTCGTAAAGACTTCATCAAAGTGGTTCGTGCAGAAGCTGAAGGCGGCCGTGTGGCGATTCGTAACGTACGTCGTGACGCGATTTCTGAAGTGAAGAAACTCGAAAAAGCCAAAGAATGTACTGAAGATGATGTTCGCCGCTTTGAAGACGAAGTGCAAAAGTTCACCGATGCTCACATTAAGAAGGTCGATGAGATTTTAGCGGCCAAAGAAATTGAGTTGATGGAAGTCTAA